The following are encoded in a window of Corynebacterium argentoratense DSM 44202 genomic DNA:
- a CDS encoding tyrosine-type recombinase/integrase — MPRRRSFGTISELPSGRYRARYVGPDGVKHSGPHPFYDYGEARAWLNTEERLLEKGEWASPKQRAAQKELEEMADITVGQWLQQWLEIQSRALKPSTMQNYRAALDRRVFKAPGAAKNFQHLPLASLTRGQVMRWWDALEATYGRQQENHSALRRLSTALKAAVERELLPINPAARLGIKRPKSERKELPTYETMRAIVDELEPRHRIIGVLTFFHGLRIGEVLALRRMDIDVTGDQAVVHVRGSAYRDNAGGGMVRLETPKTDAGVRDVPVFPEFVPMIKEHLEKFAPKPADAQICVTALGKVVMDTSYRCRLATAKKRAGVEGKISPHYGRVWLITTLAEAGMPIPAIGRMLGQVDLKTITEIYLRATEQRTEEVLDRVNASFRAG, encoded by the coding sequence ATGCCACGCCGTCGATCATTCGGAACTATTAGCGAGCTACCGTCTGGGCGCTATCGCGCGCGCTACGTCGGCCCGGATGGGGTCAAGCATTCCGGCCCGCATCCTTTCTACGACTACGGCGAGGCCCGCGCGTGGCTGAACACCGAGGAGCGCCTTCTGGAGAAAGGGGAGTGGGCGTCACCGAAGCAGCGAGCCGCGCAGAAGGAACTCGAGGAGATGGCGGACATTACCGTCGGCCAGTGGCTACAGCAGTGGCTGGAGATCCAGTCACGCGCGTTGAAGCCTTCGACGATGCAGAACTATCGCGCGGCGCTGGACCGCAGGGTGTTCAAAGCACCTGGGGCTGCGAAGAACTTTCAACACCTCCCGCTGGCGAGTCTGACGCGTGGCCAGGTTATGCGTTGGTGGGATGCTCTGGAGGCTACCTATGGGCGCCAGCAAGAAAACCACTCGGCGTTGCGCCGTCTATCGACCGCGCTGAAAGCTGCCGTGGAACGCGAGTTGCTGCCGATTAATCCTGCTGCACGGCTGGGCATTAAGCGCCCGAAGTCGGAACGCAAGGAACTGCCGACCTATGAGACGATGCGAGCGATCGTTGATGAGCTGGAGCCGCGGCACCGCATTATCGGTGTTCTGACCTTCTTCCACGGTCTGCGTATCGGGGAGGTCCTGGCCTTGCGTCGCATGGACATCGATGTCACTGGCGACCAGGCTGTGGTGCATGTGCGCGGCAGTGCCTACCGCGACAACGCCGGTGGTGGGATGGTGCGCCTTGAAACTCCGAAGACGGACGCCGGCGTCCGCGACGTTCCGGTGTTCCCTGAGTTCGTTCCGATGATTAAAGAGCACTTGGAGAAGTTCGCGCCGAAACCCGCCGACGCGCAGATCTGCGTGACCGCCTTGGGCAAGGTGGTGATGGACACCAGTTACCGGTGTCGGTTGGCCACAGCCAAGAAGCGTGCGGGTGTGGAGGGCAAGATTTCGCCGCATTATGGGCGGGTGTGGTTGATTACGACGCTGGCGGAGGCGGGTATGCCGATTCCTGCGATTGGTCGGATGTTGGGGCAGGTGGATTTGAAGACGATTACGGAGATCTATCTGCGGGCGACGGAGCAGCGCACGGAGGAGGTGTTGGACAGGGTTAACGCCTCCTTCCGCGCGGGCTAG